In Elstera cyanobacteriorum, the genomic stretch GGATTTCTTCGCCATCGGCACCAATGATCTGACCATGTATACGCTCGCCATCGACCGGGGCGACGAGCGGGTGGCGGCTTTGTACGAACCCCTGCACCCGGCGGTGCTGCGGCTCATTCAGTTCACGGTGGAAGCGGGGCTGCGCTACCGCATTCCGGTATCGATCTGTGGGGAAATCGCGGGCGATCCGCGCTTCACGCCGCTGCTGCTGGGGCTGGGGGTGCGCGAGCTATCGATGTCCGCGCCCAAGCTGCCCAGCGTGAAGGAACGGGTGCGCGCCCTCAGCCTCACCGAAGCCAGCCGCCGCGCCCGCACGATCATGGATCAGGCCGACGCCAAGCGGATTGGCGAGCTGCTGGACGATTTCATCGCCAACCTCGGCAGCCATTCGGTTTAAAGGCTAAGCAGGGGAACCCCGTAAAATCTCTGCTTGTTTTTTCGGCAATCGGGCTGCCTTGTGGCAGGACGATCAGCCGAAGGAAACGAGAACGATCATGTTGGGGGAAGCGTCGGCGCTACTGGCGTCGCTATCCTGGACCGTGGGGCCGCTTATCGCCACCCCGGCGATCAAGGAAATCGGGTCGGTGGCCTTCAGCCGCAGCCGCATGGTGGTTTTCGTCGTGCTGCTCGGCACGGCATCGGCGCTGTTCGCCGATTGGAGCCGCCTGACCTGGGACGCCACCTTCTGGGCCGTGCTCTCCGGCATCATTGGCCTGTCCTTGGGCGATGTCGCGCTATTTCAATGCTATAAGATGATCGGCCCGCGCCTCGGTAGCCTGATCTATATGAGCGCGGCACCCTTCACCATCGTGCTTGGCTGGGCCTTTCTGGGGGAAGCCCTACCGTTGCAGGCGCTGGCGGGCGGGGCCTTGGCCCTCGGCGGTATCGCCATTGCCGTGTCGCGCAAGGAGAAAGAGGCGGCGAGCCTTGCCCCCGAACCGGGGGCGCTGGTGCGCGGCATTCTGTTCGGGCTGCTCGGCGGTTTGGGGCAGGCGGGCGGCTCGCTGTTGCAGAAACCGGCGCTGCTGGCGGGGGTTGATCCAATCCTGGTGGCCTTTCTGCGCGCGGTGGGGTCGCTCGGGCTGTTTCTGCTGATCACCAAGCCG encodes the following:
- a CDS encoding DMT family transporter → MLGEASALLASLSWTVGPLIATPAIKEIGSVAFSRSRMVVFVVLLGTASALFADWSRLTWDATFWAVLSGIIGLSLGDVALFQCYKMIGPRLGSLIYMSAAPFTIVLGWAFLGEALPLQALAGGALALGGIAIAVSRKEKEAASLAPEPGALVRGILFGLLGGLGQAGGSLLQKPALLAGVDPILVAFLRAVGSLGLFLLITKPTAFKQPLRLWKRIGLAGTVSASGVFFVSFAIAHTETGLAAILSALPPIMMLPVLRIFFGVRLSWVSWAATVLALAGVVLILTR